The Danio aesculapii chromosome 11, fDanAes4.1, whole genome shotgun sequence region CTCAAGTAGATAAATAACAATGGTTTTCATCAGCATATTAGCTTAATACAAAAACTTGTTACTATTGTATtgttatactaataataattatgattactGTTATACTTTGCATGTAttcaaaatgaataataatgagtaaTGTATATGCTATAGTCATTTATGAATTAATATATAATGATCATggaattctatatatttttataaacaaatgtttaaataaataatcacagtgttataataattcaatattatattaaacaaataatcagtattaatataaatattttattagaaatatttaatataatataatataatataatataatataatataatataatataatataatataatataatataatataatataatataatataatataatataattctttaATAAGTAATTCTGTTTTCAAAActgataacaataaaaaatgtttcttgagtAGCAAATCTGCAAATTATAATGATTTCCAAAGGATAAACGTAACACTGAAGAATGGGGTTTATCgctaaatattttcatataaaaaatataaacattttaaatatacaaattgttcatattgtttcccagagatgggttgcagctggaagggcatccactgtgtaaaacgtgctggataagttagtggttcattccgctgtggcgaccccggattaataaagggactaagccgaaaagaaaatgaatgaagggtGAATTGTTCATATAATGTTCTGTGTATTTCAAATGTTAAATAAGTTATGTGCAAAAACAAATTGCCTTCAAAAGCAAAGTGAAACTGCAGAAAAGTGGTGTGCTGTTGTGACCTGATAGGACTTGTTGCAGGTCTTGCAGCTGTAGGGTTTGCTGCCGTCATGAATGTTCATGTGTTTCTCCAAAGCGCCTTCGCTGCTGAAGATCTTGCTGCATTCGGGACACTGGTGCAGCTCTTTGGGATGAACCTCCTGAATGTGCTGTCGAAGTTCATCCAGAGAAGAGAAGCTCACTCTGCATTTCTGACAGTCGTGCGGCTCTGTAATGTCTGATGAGACAgatcaattattttaaatcacaTTATGGCTACTAATAAATTTTCTGCATTAgtgtttattccttcattcattttcttttcggcttagtccctttattaatcaaggttcaccaaagcagaatgaaccgccaacttatccagcatatgttttatgcagcgaatgtccttccagctgcaacccatcactgggaaacatccatacactctcattcacacacatacattacgaacaatttagctaacccaattcacctatatgtctttggatttgtgagggaacccagagcacccggaggaaacccatgtgaacatggggaaaacatggaaactccacacagaaatgtcaactgacccagccgaggcttgaaccagcgaccttcttgctgtgaggcgacatcgctacccactgcgtcaccaccCCGCCCACATTAGAGTTTAATGCAGAGTTAAATGTGAGAATTTGCTTACTGTGAAAGTTCTGCAAATGCACAGATAATCCGTTGGCCTGTTTGAAGCCTTTCCCACACTCTCTGCAGACGTACGGTTTGTCTCCGGTGTGTGTGCGGACGTGACGTGTCAGTTCAATAGACTGTGCGAATGAGGCCGAGCAGTACTGACAGCAGTACATTTTACCTGCAATTTCATTACACACAATTTCAGACACATTGCCATCATGTTTCCACTTAAAAGCCTGAAATGTTAAAAGAGCAGTGAAAGCATGGCACCCTCTGCGTGCTTCTTCTTGGTGTGGTAGGACAGAGCGGCGGCCACGGAGAAGCTCATGTCGCAGTGTTTGCAGTGGAAGGGCTTTTCTCCGGTGTGAAGACGCATGTGATTCTTTAAAGATGAGGTGGCAGCGAATTTGGCTCCACACTCCTCACAGGCGTACGGGCGCTCCTCAAAGTGCTCCGTGCGCTTGTGATACAATAGACCTGAAAGATACAAACACTGAAAGCATAAAACAGGACTGAAAACATGTCTgaatattaacattaatttagatttttgctttttttaaatggaattttTGAACAGAAGTTTGCAGATTCTTGGCATTTTACAGacctaaaacaaaaatgtaactgCTAATAAACATTACAAgttattcattatttgttaattaattaatgataaataatctaataataatactaatatcagaatgaataaacaatgaacaattattttaatcagtgtgtgtgtgtatatatatatattgttttatagtattattgtgcattattgttttcattattatattgaaaaactaaaaattcttcaaaattaaaggctaaataatgtgtcggtgctctttgggtaaaggattcatcagaataaacagcaaaaattagtccaaggcactcaaaaaatgtggaaaaatataaattattattattattattattatatattaataattgttaattattattattaattaaatgcaaatttaaaaaatatttttccacatttttcaagtgccttgggctgatatttgcagttttttctaaaaaatattattttttatattattttgtaactattattattattattaaattttaaacaatagtacaataatattagtttttagcttcaacaacaaaagtttaataataaaaacaacagaaataatCGGTCCACAAATTGCTCAGTGTGTTTGAGATAGAAGACCTGACAGATACAAACATTAAAGCATAAAACAGGGCTTTGCTTTATGTCCAAACATGTCTTCGGatatcaaaagaaaaaatatatataatttttgctttttaaaactgtgtcTTTGGCCATTTTTAGATTAAAGTTTGATGATTCTTGAAATGTCATGATACCCTACTAAAAATGTATCAGCAATCGAAAATGTATTGATTATTTGTTACttaattaatactattatttaatcaaaaatacatatgctaataataacactaacaacaaaacaaataataatgaacatatattttaatcagtgtatttatattgtttttatagcattatagtgtattatttttgtattattgttttcattattatattaatatttttctactgtgtcatttttatattattttataattattagtatcatttaaatgtaaataattgtacaatcattttagtttttagcttcaaaaacaaaagcttaataataaaaacaacagcattaattgttattaatactaatataattaataaaaaagtatttgcatTAGCACATAATAATACAATCAATTAATTATATTACTATGTTGCAGATGTAGTTGCATTTTTACTCTTTGCATAGAAGTGTTTTCATttgcatattaatattattaattaattattattagtcattttaaTTAGCAAATTCAATGAGCAATTCTAATCAAATGTCATTGTCGTGCTTATGATttgcttttaaatattaattcatgcattaattatttaaattagtattttcatCAAAAATTGCTTAGtattaaacaacaataaaatgtatatatatatacctgagGAGTGTTTGAAGGTCTTGTCGCACATGTCGCAGGCCACATGCTCGGTCTTCTTCTTCTTAGCTGGAGGGCCGCCGTGTGTTTCCACACAGTGCTGATTGAGACTCTTGAGTGTTGGAAAGGCCATTGAACACTCGCCGCAGCGCTGCTCTTTCCCTGGCGCCAGAGCACAGCCTTTCTTATGCTTTATCAGACGACACTTAAAGTCAAACGTCTTCCTGCACCAGTCACAGCTGTAGGACACCAGCACAGGTTTCCTTCGGCCTGTGCTATTACagtcttcatcatcctcatcctcagAGTCTACAGCAGATCCTCCTCGCTCAACCTCAGCTTTACCAGGACACTCTGACTCAGACACAAGTCCTGCTTTAAAAACAGGACCATAAAAGCTgattttgtattgtttaaatgtttaggTTTTCTATCCTTATCATCACATGAACAGAAATATCAAATCACAGAAAGGATCTTCACCGGTTTGTTTGAGAGCCGACAGCTGAGGGAAGCTCTTCAGGTTGGCACACATCAGCTGGCACAGAGGACTGGCAAACTCAGAGTCACGACTCAAAACTCTGTCCAAAGTCTGAAGAACCGACTCCAGCTCTCCATCAGCTCTTCGGCAGCTCTGCAGAAACTGGCACAGGCAAAAGTATCTTTTATAATAATGCTCTGTTCGGTTTGTATGTTTCCCTTGGGCTCAATATTTAGGAAGTATGGTCTATTGTATCACTTTTACACTGATGACATGCAAATCTACGTGCCTCTTAAGCAAAATGAGAGTGCCGGGCTGTGTATACTGTCTGGCTGTTAGCCAGAGGTTAAGACTTGGATGTCAAAACTAAATGAGAAGAAGACTGAGgcatcagtccaaggcactttaaaaatgttgaaaaatcttttaaaaaggtcttttttaaatatttttccaaatttttcGAGTGCATTGGACtgattttttgctgtttattctaaaaaaattacattttttatattattttgtaactattattattattattattgttaaaatttaaataatagtaaaataataacaaaaaaatatataataacaaaagtttaataataaaaacaacagaaataatCGCTCCCCAAATTGCTCAGTGTTTTTGTGATATAGAAGACCTGACAGATGCAAGCATTAAATTGTAAAACAGAGCTCCGCTTCATGTCCACACATGTCTTCGGAtatcaaaagaaaaatatatattatttttgctttttaaaatagcaTCTTTGCCTTAGGACTGGCAAACTCAGAATCACGACTCAAAACTCTGTCCACAGTCTGAAGAACTGACTCCAGCTCTCCATCAGCTCTCCGGCAGCTCTGCAGAAACTGGCACAGGCACAGAGGTTAGGACTTGGATGTCAAAACTAAATAAGAAGAAGACTGAGGCAATTGTTTTTGGACTTCTAGCTGGCTCTGGAAAGCTGAATCAAATGTTGGACTATTTATCCAACTGCATTAAAACTGGATTCTGACCTTCTATTTGACAACCAGGTAATGCAGTAGTTAAGTCTTGTTTTTCCCAGCACAAATTATTAGCCTAAGTGAAAGGCTTTTTAACTTGTGTGGAAATCGAGAGATTATcgtttttttacagacgctaggacacatttctcaattcTTAGGTCactttgcaaaactcttcacaaaATTCTCCTAACCGAGTTTCAGCTTGgaaaagcagttcatttcacattcaaaatgcactacaacaACCAAAACCctttattcaggtctcaaataaactcattcttccagaacactagcaaaggttgacagccgacaaacacactttgtcacccacaaaacaatgacctaaaaacactaacaacatgtagcattacacagTGTATTCTTGTGTACAACAAgcacacatctctgtttataactgTTTATAATATAgattgtttataactgcaatatgttactggaatgaatcagacatgatgcagaattcctcaatattttatgttgcttatttttttttgcactagGACTAggtaattccaaaatacaagtatttgtatacacaccatccactgatacagcTACAATAGTAATAGTTAATCTGGCTGGTTAagctgcatttttagatttgaaatatgtttcaataaaatattgctgttgaattttgctcttattcagttttgcattatgttattgttttgaacataggtttaacagttttgaaaacagtaagcacgtgcaaaatgtcctgtacgtacaCAGATTTTTGGCAGTTGTTGTGACAGAGTGaaaaaagaattgatgaaatttgagagatgtagtcactgaatgcattttgtaccaaaacaatgagaattgattGTTGTATTCTATGCTGTTTTATCTGTTGCTGTCTAGTTTTGATCATTTGCTTTTAGGATTGTACAGCAAATTggtcaacaactgttgttttactgcactttatgtataaataaactaaactaaactaaattctATTGTGGTTTATATACTAGATGAGGCGTCGTATTTTAGTGTccacattacagtttttctcagtggctttggtgcatttctcacaacactatttacatttgcacaacagttaatgcatttctcaaaacaattagtacaaactgcaaaacctagttgataacctgcaaaagtgtgtcacttgctcaaaatggagagctcctTCCTCAAacgcaagtattgatgtcaatgaaagtgtcagtgtcatcaagatgaaaagtcctgacaccattgtttatgaacaagatagtcagatggctgtcgtgttttcattatgacagtttactctacattttttttcaatgcaaaaaagtcagattttggtgacactttctgaaaatgctcaagacagctctATATACTATCtgtacagccatttgaaaactacagtaaagttagacattactgcatttagtgaggtgtctgagtacaagacactcaatatatatgtttcacatttttactgcatatgctctttgcaattttaatttattcacagcattgtgcaaaagaataaatacacccttaacCCTTAATGGtaatctggctggttaaactgcatttttgaaatatgtttcaataaaatattgctgttgaattttgctcttattcagttttgcattatgttattgttttgaacataagtttaacagttttgaaaacagtaagcacgtgcaaaatgtcctgtacatGCACAGAtttttggcagttgttgtgtctgtgtgagaaaaaaattgatgaaatttgagagatgtagtcattgaatgcattttgtgccaaaacaatgagaattgattgtcagtttagcccacatagacttctgttgtgctcactgtgtgaatagttttgcaaaagtgacttaagtattgagaaatgtgtcccagcgtctgtaaaaaaaactgtaatccaTGCTCTTGTATTATCACGCTTGGACTACTGTAACAGAATTAATGTGGATATTGGCCAATCCTATATAAATCGTCTTCAAGTTGTCTATAATGCAGCCGCTAGGCTTCTTACTGGCACACGCAAGTTTGAACACATTACTCCTATCCTGTGCTCCCTAAATTAGCTgctgagagaaatttgagatctcaaaaaactgACACAGTGGCtactggtggatttacgaaaacaaaaactgcaaaaacagtaGCTCTTGGGACGGATTTGgcgcactccagaaatgtataaagaggtacgttttcagaatgagcctgggttagatAATATGTAAATAGAAGAATACAGATTGGGACAGACTGCATCATTTTAGTATATTTTCCTCGATTTCTTACCTCAGTAACTTTCTCTGTCCCATGATCCATTGCATTCAAACCTTGTTCAAGCAGTGTGAAATCACTGATCGTTTCCAGAATGAGTGACTTGTGCTTGAACAGCACATCTATGTCTTTaactacaaaagaaaaaaacatgatggtGCAAGATTTAGGCACAAACAGTGAACTTAATAAATGCCCATATTTTCTCAGGACTCTCAGTGACTGAGAATTTGTTTGACTCTCACTGGTTTGGAGAAGTTTCTGAGCGTCTGGTTTCTCCTTGAGCTCATGCATGAGGATCTGCAGCTCTGGATTGTGTGTTTCTGTCCAGAAGAGAATCCTCCACACAGTGACGGCCTGCAGTGAACCATCCAGCGCTGCTAATATCAGCCTTTCAAACACCACAGCATCTGCTTTCTCTCCCAGCAGACCTTCAATACACTGAATACATAGAAATACAGTCAAGACACTGCAAAAACACCACttttacacagattttttttcagtgtagaaaatgccacaaaaaacaacaaccagtTTTTAATGCACCATTTAATTTGAGATTAGCCTTTTTTTAGAGTGTTTGTCTCTTAGAGTGTTTGTTCAGTCTAATGGGCAATAGAACACAAAATACACCGCTGTTAAGTGGTTCTTTTATTGCTCTTTATCCaattgtgtctgtagatttcaattgcTATACaaattttaaagtttgttttctcAATATTATTTTTCTCTTGCACTGAGCCATAAACTTGCACTTCAGCAGCTCTTACAACAAACTTTACAGTTTTAGTCATCTGCATTGTGGAGGTCATACCGAAGGATATGTTCCTACATAATTGACTgtaatatgttaaaaataattaatacaattttatcaAATGCTCACATTTCTTTCTGTGGCAGAACTGTgtgcaaattagtgcatatttatttaaattatgcctcatttgcatatttacaccATTTAGAAAACTAGAAGAAGTTTATAGCAATTctcaaaggaatagttcacccaaaattaaaaattaccccaaaatttactcaccctcaaaccaTCCTTGtgcttatgattttttttctgtgcgACAGTCTCAGTCGGAAGACTTTTCAATTTTATCCTGGCTCtttcatgctgtataatggtgctGGATAATGGCtcttttattatgcttttaaaaacacaaaaatccatTGTAAATCTAAAGCATGAAGCAGATTTTGTTgttcatttgtaaaaacaaattcacctgtttttaaattgtaaacactTCATTGACTTCCGTTGGCGGCATTCGGGGCATTCGTCAGAAATATTTTTGTCACAAAAACACCCCATTTCATAAGACATGTGTTGACCTCCTGGTGGCATATGGGTTAGTTTGACAATGGATTTATAAGCTTTTAGAAGCTGCTAAAAAGGGACACAATCCATCAATTTTATACAGcatcaatggatggatagatggatggatggatggatggatggatggttaaaatttttaaaaactatttgtcTGAAAGAAGAAAGCCATATAAACCAAGGATAGCTTGAGGGTGAGGaaattcaaattagattttttttttgagtgaactatccctttaaaaattcCAGAACATTTTTGTATTACAAGTTTTTTTATAATGTCATGTTTAAATATACAActgaggaattattattattattatggggtcattttaaatttttgggtaaacttttATGTTATCAATCAACTGGGTAAACATTGCTATTAGCAAATTTGAACCCTATTCACTGACATTAAATCCACAGTAAAATTTTagagtaaaaaattattttacaaagaTTCTGGAGGTTAATATACCAAtgtctcctttaatttttttatttcatttatatcccaaggagatcaagttaaaaaagacggagcatatatttatgaatatatgtattctACAAGCGAAACggcttatttctttaaattggtAAAGTATATGTGCACCAACTATAGGCTGTTGGCTGAAAGAGATGGTAAcaaacatgacaatggaaaaaataacatatatgataagaaataaatagataatttttgatagagtttggggatcttttacactgtttttaaaaggtggtggatttggaaatgttttactTGAAGATTAGTAACAGAGGTGATATTGTATCTTGATGTAAAATATTGAGAAGCCTTTTgtcttgtttgttcatttgtttgttttttggtttgtgttGGATCTGACACATGgaaatgtgtatatatgttaaaatataataaaaaggaattggaaaaaaaagaaaaaaaattattttacaacgCAGCACATGTACCTTTCTGTCATTTGCAGGCATGTCTGGACCCATTTTAAGGCTTTGTTTGATGAGCTGGAGGTCCAGATTTAGCTCAACGAGTCTGCTCTGATACATTCCCAACAAATCCATCGCACTGCTGTCTTTTGCTGTAATACCTAACAGAAAGCAGCAGTGATTAGAAATATACATGTGGTATGATGCAATGCACTGAGTCCTTTTCCTGTTCGTACCTCTAGAGTTTTTAAGAGTTTCAAGGAGTTGAAGCAGATCTGTGGAATTTTCCTTCACTTCATTCAGCAGCATCAGAAACGTTTCTTCACTTATCGATGTCTCTCGGAGTTTGCATAACAAGTTTTCCAGCACCTCTGCGGATGACGGAGCAGAACAGCACTGCAGAAGCGccttaagaaaaacaaacacactcactaCCATTCATTATTTTTCTCTTTACAAGAAATAAGTCTCAGAAGTACACATGAGAACTGAGGCCAAGTGTGCACCAGCTGTGCTCATTTATAGCTTAGCCTAGTTGTGGTATAAGTGTGTACTACTTGTGTACTGGTAAATATTTGTTTAGCTGCACTATTAAGCTTACAAGAAATGTAACCACATGTATAAACTAGATATGTATAGAAGCCTTTGGTTCAATGGAATATATCAATGAGATCTTGCTTTGTGTGAATTTACATTACAAAATGACTACATTTATGTATCTAATATAactcatatacatatttatagatTAAAGGtatccagaaataatctattttaATTGTGTCCTTCATTCTTTTACattaatttttatgttatttttatgttcGTCCTCTGTTACATTTATAGCACGtcgaaataaagattaataaggcaaaaaaaaaagatatcaagCAAGACAACtaataagaaaataaagtaaaaaaattaggcaaaataaaatattaatgataataaacatGCATGTGGGGCGACGTGgtgccgcagtaggtagtgctgtcgcctcatagcaaggaggttgctgcttcgagcctcggctgggtcagttggcatttctgtgtggagtttgcaagttctccctgcgttcgcatgggtttcctctaggtgctccgtttccccaacaatccaaagacatgtgatagaggtgaattggctaagctaaattgtctgtagtgtatgtgtgtaaatgagtgtgaatggatgtttcccagtgataggttgtggcttaaagggtatctgctgcgtaaaacgtgctgatAAAGGGACTATGCAGAAAAAAAATTAGTGAAACATGCAtgtggcggcatggtggctcagtggttagcactgtcgcctcatagcaagaaagtcat contains the following coding sequences:
- the zbtb40 gene encoding zinc finger and BTB domain-containing protein 40 isoform X1, with the protein product MKILQRGRSHVQFLEAWDAVSTEERQVILELFRGDPSSGELYQRLLNLLNVKKLLSAKTVLTLLELLKHSDLEEQGHQSYAQPKDTVRGSSGILDHLSKITPHLSSVSNLSEILTSAVNNCTNQVEKEALLQCCSAPSSAEVLENLLCKLRETSISEETFLMLLNEVKENSTDLLQLLETLKNSRGITAKDSSAMDLLGMYQSRLVELNLDLQLIKQSLKMGPDMPANDRKCIEGLLGEKADAVVFERLILAALDGSLQAVTVWRILFWTETHNPELQILMHELKEKPDAQKLLQTIKDIDVLFKHKSLILETISDFTLLEQGLNAMDHGTEKVTEFLQSCRRADGELESVLQTLDRVLSRDSEFASPLCQLMCANLKSFPQLSALKQTGLVSESECPGKAEVERGGSAVDSEDEDDEDCNSTGRRKPVLVSYSCDWCRKTFDFKCRLIKHKKGCALAPGKEQRCGECSMAFPTLKSLNQHCVETHGGPPAKKKKTEHVACDMCDKTFKHSSGLLYHKRTEHFEERPYACEECGAKFAATSSLKNHMRLHTGEKPFHCKHCDMSFSVAAALSYHTKKKHAEGKMYCCQYCSASFAQSIELTRHVRTHTGDKPYVCRECGKGFKQANGLSVHLQNFHNITEPHDCQKCRVSFSSLDELRQHIQEVHPKELHQCPECSKIFSSEGALEKHMNIHDGSKPYSCKTCNKSYQTLSGLWYHNRTVHPEISTSQTNRSLKALLQCERCDKSFTSRNSLIKHQITNHTEVRVWKCVSCDCSLSSEQELQHHVCSVQTPALFSCMVCSLHFPSEPDFQQHFLSKHLQLVQDEAQPQSSASQTVVQCEAAADPAVEQVINLHQSQSESSQQVFVALADQQETPGGSGMVAVSMEDLLNGTVTLICEQSQ
- the zbtb40 gene encoding zinc finger and BTB domain-containing protein 40 isoform X2 codes for the protein MELLNYSRQLMQQLHTLRKEKKFCDCSILVGETPHPAHKLVLAASSLLFKSVLESSDSISIDTDLLSSQEFSSLLDLVYTGKLPPGKHNLTRLIAAADSLQMFDVAVGCKNILTDLMKQTEPIDPQVIKPDCVVEQVKREERSLQDYSEVELVSQNQDGIMKILQRGRSHVQFLEAWDAVSTEERQVILELFRGDPSSGELYQRLLNLLNVKKLLSAKTVLTLLELLKHSDLEEQGHQSYAQPKDTVRGSSGILDHLSKITPHLSSVSNLSEILTSAVNNCTNQVEKEALLQCCSAPSSAEVLENLLCKLRETSISEETFLMLLNEVKENSTDLLQLLETLKNSRGITAKDSSAMDLLGMYQSRLVELNLDLQLIKQSLKMGPDMPANDRKCIEGLLGEKADAVVFERLILAALDGSLQAVTVWRILFWTETHNPELQILMHELKEKPDAQKLLQTIKDIDVLFKHKSLILETISDFTLLEQGLNAMDHGTEKVTEFLQSCRRADGELESVLQTLDRVLSRDSEFASPLCQLMCANLKSFPQLSALKQTAGLVSESECPGKAEVERGGSAVDSEDEDDEDCNSTGRRKPVLVSYSCDWCRKTFDFKCRLIKHKKGCALAPGKEQRCGECSMAFPTLKSLNQHCVETHGGPPAKKKKTEHVACDMCDKTFKHSSGLLYHKRTEHFEERPYACEECGAKFAATSSLKNHMRLHTGEKPFHCKHCDMSFSVAAALSYHTKKKHAEGKMYCCQYCSASFAQSIELTRHVRTHTGDKPYVCRECGKGFKQANGLSVHLQNFHNITEPHDCQKCRVSFSSLDELRQHIQEVHPKELHQCPECSKIFSSEGALEKHMNIHDGSKPYSCKTCNKSYQTLSGLWYHNRTVHPEISTSQTNRSLKALLQCERCDKSFTSRNSLIKHQITNHTEVRVWKCVSCDCSLSSEQELQHHVCSVQTPALFSCMVCSLHFPSEPDFQQHFLSKHLQLVQDEAQPQSSASQTVVQCEAAADPAVEQVINLHQSQSESSQQVFVALADQQETPGGSGMVAVSMEDLLNGTVTLICEQSQ